A single genomic interval of Oryza sativa Japonica Group chromosome 7, ASM3414082v1 harbors:
- the LOC136357296 gene encoding protein ETHYLENE-INSENSITIVE 2-like: MIFGIALGFNLLFEYDDLITGICFATVVPNLLPYAISHLGKKMVGTLNACIAGFALLCYVLGLLVSQPQIPLTTNVIFPKLSGESAYSLMALLGANVMAHNFYIHSSVVQGQKRSAFAVGALFHDHLFSVLFIFTGIFLVNHVLMNSAAADSTNTLLLTFQDVVELMNQIFVNPMAPTIFLVVLLFSSHIISLTSAIGSQVISQHLFGINLPLSGHHLILKAFAIVPALYCAKVAGAEGIYQLLIICQIIQAMLLPSSVVPLFRVASSRLIMGAHRVSLHLEILTFLAFLLMLFSNIIFMAEMLFGDSGWLNTLKGNTGSPVVFPSTVLITVACVSVAFSLYMAVTPLKSGSHEAELQQEWSVPSQKELLNTTQDREETCAGNVTYEEDQRSDVVPSPRIQPVDCLKSALDYIDSSDTAIESDHDSQHSTAHTSTAPESCHSPSFIPEESKSVVAVDWPEPLEPISNAIVAEESTVESVDSKSTGERDIEVEPALLMDNDKEAPNILESDNKSLGGNNPSCASDDGPPSLTFSRGKGSDAGNGSGSLSRLSGLGRAARRQLAAILDEFWGHLFDYHGKLTQEASSKRFDILLGLDVRTPSSTVRADSQANEIPKSPMVRDNLQGSAFLGSSRDLMSTKNEMSNLDLTYGLQMGNNIGSSAWSQGMQLPSTQLQSSSNSLLDQGARLNSNFSTPSYADNNQFYQPATIHGYQLASYLKQMNANRNPYSSMPLDPQRLPKSSASAVPTYVDSVMHARNQNLLASLGATPSQIAATSRIGTMMAERSYYVPSTLDGNENAGSSAYSKKYHSSPDISALIAASRSALLNESKLGGGTIGSQSYLSRLASERSQYTNSVARPAAPLAFDELSPPKLPGDIFSMQQSPNPSARSLWAKQPFEQLFGVSSAELTKSEFNPAGRSGGMTKDDFSYKESEAKLLQSLRFCISKLLKLEGSGWLFKQNGGSDEDLIDQVAAVEKLLQQGTSDNQLLLGDTQQPPCDKADIQYMRVLPNCGDDCIWRASLVVSFGVWCIRRVLDLSLVESRPELWGKYTYVLNRLQGILDPAFSKPRSALSACACLHRDIRVLNSLRHSSLVATNSIPRQIRGSFTTASVVLEMIKDVETAVSGRKGRSGTAAGDVAFPKGKENLASVLKRYKRRLSSKGQQ, from the exons ATG ATTTTTGGGATAGCACTTGGATTCAATCTTCTATTTGAATATGATGATCTCATCACTGGGATATGTTTTGCAACCGTTGTTCCTAATCTGCTACCATATGCTATATCACACCTG GGAAAGAAGATGGTGGGGACATTAAATGCTTGCATTGCAGGCTTTGCGCTTCTTTGCTACGTTCTTGGTTTATTGGTCAGCCAACCACAAATTCCTCTGACAACGAATGTAATTTTCCCCAAGCTCAGTGGTGAAAGTGCTTATTCTCTGATGGCTCTTCTTGGTGCAAACGTAATGGCACACAACTTTTACATCCATTCATCAGTTGTTCAG GGTCAGAAAAGATCTGCCTTTGCCGTTGGTGCCTTATTTCATGATCACTTGTTTtcagtattatttatttttactggAATTTTTCTGGTGAATCATGTTCTAATGAACTCTGCAGCAGCTGATTCCACTAACACCCTTCTTCTCACCTTCCAAGATGTTGTAGAACTAATGAACCAG ATATTTGTAAACCCTATGGCTCCAACTATATTTCTAGTGGTTCTTCTCTTCTCTAGCCACATCATCTCGTTGACATCTGCTATTGGTAGCCAAGTGATTTCGCAGCATTTGTTTGGCATTAATCTTCCTCTCTCTGGACATCATCTGATACTGAAGGCTTTTGCCATAGTTCCTGCTCTGTACTGTGCTAAGGTTGCAGGTGCTGAAGGAATATACCAATTACTGATAATCTGCCAGATTATCCAGGCCATGCTCCTTCCATCATCAGTCGTGCCACTCTTCCGTGTTGCCTCATCAAGATTGATAATGGGTGCCCACAGAGTGTCTTTGCATCTGGAGATATTAACATTTCTTGCATTTCTCCTCATGCTGTTTTCGAATATCATCTTTATGGCAGAAATGCTGTTTGGTGACAGTGGTTGGCTGAACACTCTGAAAGGGAATACTGGAAGCCCTGTGGTGTTTCCATCTACGGTTCTCATCACGGTGGCTTGTGTCTCTGTTGCATTTTCACTCTACATGGCTGTTACACCACTGAAATCAGGAAGCCATGAAGCTGAATTGCAGCAGGAATGGTCTGTGCCTTCTCAGAAAGAGCTCTTGAATACTACTCAAGACAGAGAAGAGACTTGTGCGGGCAATGTTACCTATGAGGAAGATCAGAGATCTGATGTTGTCCCTTCTCCTAGGATTCAGCCTGTGGATTGTCTGAAATCAGCTCTGGACTACATTGATAGTTCGGACACAGCTATAGAATCTGATCATGATTCTCAACATTCCACTGCTCATACATCTACCGCTCCTGAATCCTGTCACTCTCCATCATTCATTCCTGAAGAGTCAAAATCAGTTGTTGCTGTTGACTGGCCAGAGCCTCTGGAGCCAATTTCTAATGCTATTGTGGCTGAGGAAAGTACAGTAGAGAGTGTGGACTCCAAGAGCACAGGCGAAAGGGATATTGAAGTAGAACCAGCTCTTTTGATGGACAATGATAAGGAGGCTCCAAATATTCTAGAGTCTGACAACAAGTCACTTGGAGGCAATAATCCTTCCTGTGCATCGGATGATGGCCCACCATCTCTTACCTTCAGCAGGGGGAAAGGCTCAGATGCAGGCAATGGCAGCGGGAGTCTCTCGAGGTTATCTGGTTTGGGCCGTGCAGCAAGGAGGCAACTAGCAGCCATACTTGATGAGTTCTGGGGGCATCTCTTTGATTACCATGGGAAACTCACTCAAGAAGCTAGCTCTAAAAGGTTTGACATCTTGCTTGGGCTAGACGTAAGAACACCTAGCTCAACTGTAAGAGCAGACAGTCAAGCTAATGAAATCCCGAAGAGTCCCATGGTACGAGACAATTTACAAGGGTCTGCCTTCTTGGGAAGTTCAAGGGATCTGATGTCTACTAAGAATGAGATGTCGAATTTGGATCTGACATATGGGCTTCAGATGGGCAATAACATTGGGTCATCAGCCTGGTCTCAGGGCATGCAGTTACCAAGTACCCAACTGCAGAGTTCAAGCAACAGCTTACTCGATCAAGGTGCAagattaaattcaaattttagcacGCCATCATACGCAGACAACAACCAATTCTACCAACCTGCAACGATTCATGGGTATCAGCTCGCATCATACCTAAAACAGATGAATGCTAATCGAAATCCTTACTCTAGCATGCCATTGGACCCACAGCGACTTCCAAAATCTTCTGCATCGGCTGTGCCAACCTATGTCGATTCTGTCATGCATGCTCGTAACCAGAACTTGCTTGCTTCATTGGGAGCTACTCCTTCACAGATCGCAGCAACATCCCGGATAGGTACTATGATGGCAGAAAGATCCTATTATGTCCCTTCCACTCTTGACGGGAATGAAAATGCTGGTTCATCAGCTTACTCAAAGAAGTACCACAGCTCACCAGACATATCTGCACTGATTGCTGCAAGCAGGAGTGCTCTGTTGAATGAATCAAAGTTGGGTGGTGGTACCATTGGATCCCAGTCGTACCTTAGCAGGCTTGCATCGGAAAGATCTCAGTATACAAACTCGGTGGCCAGGCCTGCAGCTCCCTTGGCGTTTGATGAGCTCTCTCCACCTAAGCTCCCAGGGGATATCTTCTCAATGCAACAAAGCCCAAACCCAAGTGCAAGATCCCTTTGGGCTAAGCAACCTTTTGAGCAGCTGTTTGGTGTGTCGAGTGCGGAGCTCACTAAAAGCGAGTTCAACCCTGCAGGCAGATCGGGTGGCATGACCAAGGATGATTTCTCTTACAAGGAGTCTGAGGCGAAGCTTCTTCAGTCTCTTAGATTCTGCATCTCGAAGCTCCTGAAGCTAGAAGGATCAGGGTGGCTGTTCAAGCAAAATGGTGGCAGCGACGAAGATCTGATTGATCAAGTTGCTGCGGTAGAGAAGCTattgcaacaaggaaccagtgACAACCAACTGCTGCTTGGTGATACTCAGCAACCACCATGTGATAAGGCAGACATCCAGTACATGCGCGTACTGCCTAACTGCGGAGACGACTGCATCTGGCGCGCCTCCCTCGTTGTCAGCTTCGGTGTCTGGTGCATCCGCCGGGTGCTAGACCTGTCTCTGGTGGAAAGCAGGCCAGAACTTTGGGGCAAGTATACCTATGTTCTCAACCGTCTTCAG GGCATCCTGGATCCTGCATTCTCCAAGCCTCGGAGTGCTCTCAGCGCGTGTGCGTGCCTTCACAGAGATATCCGGGTGCTCAACAGCCTGCGCCACAGTAGCCTGGTAGCAACAAACTCCATTCCAAGGCAAATCCGAGGTTCCTTCACCACCGCATCTGTGGTCCTGGAGATGATCAAGGATGTGGAGACCGCAGTCTCAGGGCGCAAGGGCAGGAGTGGCACCGCAGCTGGGGATGTCGCCTTCCCCAAGGGGAAGGAGAACCTGGCCTCCGTGCTGAAGCGATACAAGCGGAGGCTCTCGAGCAAGGGACAACAATAA
- the LOC112939636 gene encoding peroxidase 2, translating into MSVRNLSSIFVRYCRRIKVFDENIRWRCLALGSKVGKSIGSFIVVSKNMAELKPVELILQFAYLLSICHHGCDGSVLLNASDENPRPETAAPVSIGLEGFDILEEIKADLERRCPGVVSCADILIFAARDASSILSNGRVRFDVPAGRLDGVVSSAYEAQAELPDPTFTIRQLIDNFARKNFTVEELVVLSGAHSVGDGAPAAAAPTLRW; encoded by the exons ATGAGTGTCCGCAACTTGAGTagcatctttgtgaggtactgtcggcgaataaaggtgttcgacgaaaacatcagaTGGCGCtgcctcgcgcttggatccaaagttggcaagtctatcggcagcttcattgttgtgtcgaagaacatgGCTGAGCTCAAGCCCGTCGAACTTATCCTCCagtttgcgtacctcttgtcgatatgccatcat GGTTGCGATGGTTCCGTCCTCCTTAACGCGTCCGACGAGAACCCTCGTCCTGAGACGGCAGCGCCGGTGAGCATCGGGCTGGAAGGATTCGACATCCTGGAGGAGATCAAGGCCGATCTCGAGAGGAGGTGCCCCGGCGTggtctcctgcgccgacatcctcatcttcgccgcccgcgACGCCAGCAGCATCCTCAGCAACGGCCGCGTCCGCTTCGACGTCCCCGCGGGCCGCCTCGAcggcgtcgtctcctccgcctACGAGGCCCAGGCGGAGCTCCCGGATCCCACCTTCACCATCCGGCAGCTCATCGACAACTTCGCCCGCAAGAACTTCACCGTCgaggagctcgtcgtcctctccGGCGCGCACTCCGTCGGCGACG GtgctcccgcggcggcggcgccgaccctGCGGTGGTGA
- the LOC107276461 gene encoding peroxidase 10, with protein sequence MPAFVGKLRPVSALDNTYYRNNLDKVVNFNSDWQLLTQDEARGHVREYADNAALWDHDFAASLLKLSKLPMPVGSKGEIRNKCGAINHSKS encoded by the coding sequence ATGCCGGCGTTCGTCGGCAAGCTGCGGCCGGTCAGCGCCCTGGACAACACCTACTACCGCAACAACCTCGACAAGGTGGTCAACTTCAACTCGGACTGGCAGCTGCTGACGCAGGACGAGGCGCGCGGCCACGTCCGCGAGTACGCCGACAACGCCGCCCTCTGGGACCACGACTTCGCCGCCTCGCTGCTCAAGCTCAGCAAGCTGCCCATGCCGGTGGGGAGCAAGGGGGAGATCAGGAACAAGTGCGGCGCCATCAACCACAGCAAGAGCTAA